In Silene latifolia isolate original U9 population chromosome 3, ASM4854445v1, whole genome shotgun sequence, a single window of DNA contains:
- the LOC141649472 gene encoding uncharacterized protein LOC141649472, translated as MDREWMFDDRLDPRYRKGVEHFVRHAINNAENVEEIYCPCVKCGNNVGIMWIWHGEDVLPTLCSNLEDDRDFERDDFDENYDRGDDLINDLKQSTEDPTQVEMFDRLAGDAIKPVYRGSSFTRLSATLKLYSLKAKNGWSDKSFTSLLQLLSEILPYGNELPKGRISDDKIRHPANSTQWKTIDHLFPEFGSEARNLRIGLCTDGMNPFGSLSSQWSTWPVLLTIYNLPPWLCINRKYLMLSLLISGPKQPRNDIDVYLEPLIDDLKLLWDEGVEVYDAYHGETFNLRTMVFCTINDFPAYGNLSGYTMKGAKACPICEEYTIYDHLVHGGKNVYLCGYVRNQNRPEGCMIQGYVAEEELEFLTDYLTDVESIGLPTSRHEGRIEGQGTLGKAIVTINRDTLDQAHVYILQHMVDVNPYLEKHQTLLSAQNPLREKGG; from the exons ATGGATCGTGAATGGATGTTTGATGATCGTTTGGACCCTAGATATAGGAAAGGGGTTGAACATTTTGTTAGACATGCTATTAATAATGCGGAGAATGTTGAAGAAATTTATTGTCCATGTGTTAAATGTGGGAATAATGTGGGAATAAT GTGGATTTGGCATGGGGAGGATGTGTTGCCTACCTTGTGTAGTAATTTAGAGGATGATAGGGACTTTGAGAGAGATGATTTTGATGAAAATTATGATCGAGGAGACGATTTGATTAATGATTTGAAACAATCCACTGAAGACCCAACACAAGTAGAGATGTTTGATAGGCTAGCTGGTGATGCAATTAAACCCGTATACCGAGGTTCAAGTTTCACACGCCTATCTGCAACTTTAAAATTGTATAGTTTAAAAGCGAAAAATGGATGGAGTGATAAAAGTTTCACAAGTTTGCTTCAGTTGTTGAGTGAGATTTTACCATATGGCAATGAACTCCCTAAAG GTAGAATTTCAGATGACAAAATTCGTCATCCAGCTAATTCAACACAGTGGAAAACAATAGATCATTTGTTTCCTGAATTTGGATCCGAGGCTAGAAATTTAAGGATTGGACTTTGTACTGATGGTATGAATCCGTTTGGTAGTCTAAGTAGTCAGTGGAGCACATGGCCGGTTTTGCTAACCATTTATAATCtccctccttggttatgcataaATCGTAAATATCTTATGTTGTCACTACTGATTTCGGGGCCTAAGCAACCtagaaatgatatagatgtttaCCTAGAACCATTGATCGATGATTTGAAGTTATTATGGGATGAAGGGGTAGAGGTATATGATGCTTATCATGGTGAGACTTTTAACTTACGTACCATGGTATTTTGCACCATTAATGATTTCCCGGCTTACGGCAACCTCTCTGGTTATACTATGAAAGGGGCTAAAGCGTGTCCAATTTGTGAGGAGTATACAATTTATGATCATTTAGTTCATGGTGGAAAGAATGTGTACCTTT GCGGCTACGTAAGAAACCAAAATAGGCCAGAAGGGTGCATGATTCAGGGGTATGTGGCGGAAGAGGAGCTAGAGTTTTTAACTGACTACCTGACAGATGTTGAATCTATTGGCCTTCCGACATCTCGACACGAAGGAAGAATAGAGGGACAAGGTACGCTGGGAAAAGCCATAGTCACTATTAATCGAGATACCCTTGATCAGGCACACGTCTATATTCTCCAACACATGGTCGATGTAAATCCATATTTAGAGAAGCATCAAACCCTTCTAAGTGCACAAAATCCTCTAAGGGAGAAAGGTGGTTAG